The window TTTAATTTCGGTGAGGGCGCGATCGCTCAGGTCTTGAATCGTCTGTGTTGATAGTGTCACTGGGCTTCCCAGGTAGTAGCAGCCTCGCCAAAGCAGCAGGGGAATCACAGGGGGTAAGGCATTGCGATCGGGGAAATGCCGAAAGAATCGGTGAGTCACTTCTTGATCCAGCCGTTCCCGGTTCACCGTCCCTTGGTCATCCACCAAGAGCGAGAGGGCTTCTTCGCAGCTAATTTCGTGATTTCTCAGCTTTTGCCAAGCCGAGGGAAATGAGGCAGAAATCGTGTGCATGAGACAAGCGAGCTGTTGAGCGAATAGGAGGGGAATTCCAGTTTAAATAGAGATTGCAGCGCTATTGAGAGAAGATGCAGAAACTATACCCTGAGCGTTTTGATGCTCTATATTCCGCTATATTAGACGGAATTCAAAAGACTGCCTATTATAGCCAATCTCAATCCTGGGTGAAAATTTCAAAGGATGGTAATTGGTAATTGGTAAACGAAAAAATAGCCCTTCCTTGAAAAAAGGAGGGCTATGCGTAAGTCCTGTATATTAGCTATCACCCTGTTCTTCAAAATTTATGCAAGAAATGTCATAAGCGTTGGAGCAAGGGAGATTTGAGTGTAGCGCTGGAAGTTGATTGAAGATGTAATTCGGCTCAAAGGCTGGGGAGTTGGGTTTTTGATGACTTGATTGCTGTTCGACGCATCCGGTAGTTTTGTCTCACCTGAGTTGCTGTTTGGCTGCCCTGTTGGGTAATTGCCCTGATAGATTCTGATTCACAATCGCCACGTACTCCGGATTTAAGGTTGGAAGAGTCGTAGAGATAATCGTTGTCGAGCTGAAATTTAGCTCCCTATGGAACCAACGATATTTTGGGCAATTGTAGGAATTATCGCTATTATTATCCTGATTTTAGGTTATCAGGCATGGCGGCAAAACAACTCTTCAGCATCGTCTAGACGCTCCCGAAAGAGAAGCTTAGTCGATGAACGAATGCTGCATTCGCGTTCCCAACAGGAGAAAGGAAGTTCAGCCGACGAGTTGAGGGTGCCGAAATTCTCCCAAAAGGGCTATTCAGCCCACAATCCAATCCAGACAGGGTCTTCTCATCAAGGAAATACCGCAGACGAGTGGAGTTACCCGCCTAAACCTCCCCAAACGGAAAATACCGGAGATGAGCCAACGCACCTTGGGTCTTCTCAGAAGGGAAATACCACAGACGAGCAAACCCACATTAAGCCTGGGGGTAAGAGAAATATTGCAAACCAACAAACTTATATTGGGTCTTCCCAGAAGGGAAATTCAGCAGAGGAACAAACGTACCTGGGACGCAAGCAAAATAAAAATGTGATGCCAGAAGATGACCGCACGGTGTTGTGAAGTCAATCGAAGAGAGTAGAACTTGCCTAGTAATTCGTTCCTCTAACATTTAATGGTCTAATAATTGGGTTTAAATCTAAAATTGTGGAGATATGATCAAATTCCTAATCATTGATGACCAAACCGGCGAATCTCAGGAAGAAAACCTGATGCCAGAAACGATAATTAAAGGCGGAGGATTAATTGGCCGACACCCTAGCTGTGATATCGTTCTTAACAGTCCTGAAGTGAGTCGTGTCCATGGCAGGATTCTGTACCGAGAAGGACAGTATTACTTTACGGATCTGGGGAGTACAGGGGGTTCCCATGTGAACAAACAAGAGGCTTCGACCAATGAAAACTTCCTCCTGAAGCCGAATGACATCATCCGAATTGGTGAATTTATCCTCCTCGTCAAAGAGGTGCCGATGAATGGTCATAGCACCGTACAACAACCTCAGAAAGCCCTAACTTTGCCTGTAGAGCCATGTCAAATTGAACAGTTAATTTTTAAAGCAGAGGAACTAAAAGCTCAGGGTTTAATTAATCCAATTACCGCTGAGTTTGTTTTTCGGGGCAAACGGCTAGCCGAAGGTTTATCATTCTCCCATCGCTTCCGGCAAAAGGCGATTGAACTGTGTCAAACAGAGCTTAATGCAGGCAATTTTTGTTTAGTTGTGGAACACTCTGATCATCTCACAATTTGGCAGGAGGAAAAAGGAGAGAAAGAAAGCAATATTCCTCAATTTCTACCCTTGAACCAACCTCAAATCGGTGGAAAATAAGGTAAATATTACCTTAAAAACATTTTTTATAATTAAAACTTACGCAAATTAACCTTTCAAGCACCATTTGTAGGGGCGAGCCATGGCTCGCCTTTACTCTAATCGTGCCATTTTATAGATTTCCCAAAAGCCATTGTCTAACTCTCAGCAATCCTGGATTATAAAATACAGCGGATTTCAATTTGATGAGGTACATTTTGACCCCCCTAACCCCCCTTATTAAAGGGGCAACTGTACTTCATTTACCTGAAATCTGCTGTATCAATCTGTGCATGAACTAATAGCTCTAATCCATGTCCTACGAGCAACTAAAACCTTCTAAGCGTCTCACCTCCCTTGATGTATTTCGCGGGATTACCATTGCTGGCATGATTCTTGTCAATATGATTGGGGTAGCAGGCGATAAAAATGTATATCCTCCCCTACTTCATGCCGACTGGAACGGTTTCACCCCAACAGATTTGGTGTTTCCCTTCTTCCTATTTATTGTCGGTGCGGCAATGGCGTTTTCCTTCTCTAAATATAAACACGGCAATAAACCAACCCCCACTGTTTATTGGCGCATTATTCGGCGCAGCCTCATTTTGTTTGCACTAGGAATACTCCTAAATGGTTTTTGGGAATACAACTGGAGTAGCATCCGCATCATGGGCGTGTTGCAGCGCATCAGTCTCACTTACCTCATCGCCTCCCTGATTGTGCTCAACGTACCGCGAAAAGGGCAATGGGCGATCGCAGCATTTTTACTCATTGGTTACTGGTTCGCCATGTCCCTCATCCCAGTTCCCGATTATGGCATGGGTAACTTGACGCGAGAAGGGAATTTCGGCGCTTATTTTGATCGCTTAATCATCCCTACAGCGCATCTGTATAAAGGTGATGATTTCAATGGAATGGGTGATCCCGAAGGGTTATTCAGCACTCTCCCGGCTGTCGTAAGTGTTTTATTCGGTTACCTGACGGGAGATTGGCTACGTCAACAACCCATCAAGTCCACCACCAGTATGGATTTGGTACTGCTGGGTTTAAGTTGCTTGGTGATTGGGCAAGTTTGGGACTTTTGGTTTCCCATTAATAAAAAATTATGGACGAGTTCTTATGTCCTGTTCACAACAGGTTGGGCGTTGCTGTTACTGGCGGCTTGTTATGAATCAATTGAAGTACGTCAACGACAACGGTGGGCAAAGCCGTTTGAGATGATGGGGTTAAATGCTATCTCTATCTTTGTCGCTTCGGTTTTGCTGATTAAAATTTTGGTTAAAACCAAAATAGGCACAGGCGAAAACGCGCCAACAACCTTCATTTGGATTTATAATCATTTCTTTATGCCTTT of the Allocoleopsis franciscana PCC 7113 genome contains:
- a CDS encoding acyltransferase family protein, translated to MSYEQLKPSKRLTSLDVFRGITIAGMILVNMIGVAGDKNVYPPLLHADWNGFTPTDLVFPFFLFIVGAAMAFSFSKYKHGNKPTPTVYWRIIRRSLILFALGILLNGFWEYNWSSIRIMGVLQRISLTYLIASLIVLNVPRKGQWAIAAFLLIGYWFAMSLIPVPDYGMGNLTREGNFGAYFDRLIIPTAHLYKGDDFNGMGDPEGLFSTLPAVVSVLFGYLTGDWLRQQPIKSTTSMDLVLLGLSCLVIGQVWDFWFPINKKLWTSSYVLFTTGWALLLLAACYESIEVRQRQRWAKPFEMMGLNAISIFVASVLLIKILVKTKIGTGENAPTTFIWIYNHFFMPLAGAMNGSLLFALVTVLLWWSVSYAMYRQNWFIKV
- a CDS encoding FHA domain-containing protein, which produces MIKFLIIDDQTGESQEENLMPETIIKGGGLIGRHPSCDIVLNSPEVSRVHGRILYREGQYYFTDLGSTGGSHVNKQEASTNENFLLKPNDIIRIGEFILLVKEVPMNGHSTVQQPQKALTLPVEPCQIEQLIFKAEELKAQGLINPITAEFVFRGKRLAEGLSFSHRFRQKAIELCQTELNAGNFCLVVEHSDHLTIWQEEKGEKESNIPQFLPLNQPQIGGK